The following proteins are co-located in the Halarcobacter sp. genome:
- a CDS encoding diguanylate cyclase domain-containing protein encodes MKAKLKEITDSTINELLSNEIILPSCYFQCFDKNAKNIDLDLGSESFGKELNNLIFKEYNEINSYINDAVKTIDNAANITKEAEKAIESNDSLLLKSLYNQIVNLKKELESITDNVYKDYLTKTYNKKWLYQNYLIDKSSFKNDTIITLIDVKDYEYISNTYNKLIADNLLMYISSFISNRLEEEDLDFKFVRYLTNKFIIIFEEKDIHQINSMVNLVSNMLFEATLKSNSGILIKPTFEYAIKEAKKEQIFHDILETLIKETTNKN; translated from the coding sequence ATGAAAGCTAAATTGAAAGAGATAACAGATTCTACTATAAATGAACTTTTGAGTAATGAAATAATCTTACCTTCTTGTTATTTCCAATGCTTCGATAAAAATGCTAAAAATATTGATTTGGATTTGGGAAGTGAAAGTTTTGGCAAAGAGTTAAATAATCTAATATTTAAAGAATATAATGAAATAAACTCTTATATAAATGATGCAGTAAAAACTATTGATAATGCTGCGAATATAACAAAAGAAGCTGAAAAAGCTATAGAATCAAATGATTCTTTATTACTAAAGTCTTTATACAATCAAATTGTAAATTTGAAAAAAGAACTTGAAAGTATTACAGATAATGTTTATAAAGACTATTTAACAAAAACATATAATAAAAAATGGCTTTACCAAAACTATTTAATTGATAAATCAAGTTTTAAAAATGATACTATAATCACTCTAATAGACGTTAAAGACTATGAATATATTTCTAATACTTATAATAAGCTTATCGCTGATAACCTTTTAATGTACATATCAAGTTTTATAAGTAACAGATTAGAGGAAGAGGATTTAGATTTTAAATTTGTTAGATATTTAACTAATAAATTTATTATAATATTTGAGGAAAAAGATATTCATCAAATAAATTCAATGGTAAATTTAGTTTCAAATATGTTATTTGAAGCAACATTAAAAAGCAATTCAGGAATATTAATAAAACCAACTTTTGAATATGCTATAAAAGAAGCTAAAAAAGAACAAATATTTCACGATATATTAGAAACATTAATAAAAGAAACAACTAACAAAAACTAG